The Gossypium arboreum isolate Shixiya-1 chromosome 4, ASM2569848v2, whole genome shotgun sequence DNA segment GGCTGTGGCATTTCGTTGTAGGCATAGCGGATTATATCAGCATTTGTTGCATCCAATTCCTTTTGGAGTCTCATAACTTGTCTTTGAAGGACCGAAATGGCTCCAACGCAGCCATAAACAGGATCTTTCATCCTTGCCTCAGCTTCATAGGCGAGGGAGTTGACTGCATCTTCCCTTTGATGGGGCGGCACATCATTTAGCAATTTGCTAACATTGCTTGCACCGAATATCTTGTGAACGTTGATGAATTTTTGAGGCTCTTCTGGTGGGAAATAGGGTGCAAATATACAATCTGGCATGCATTTCCTTCTCAAACATTTGCAGGCTGCACATGGTGGGTTTGAATAGCTTGAAGATGCCATTTTCTTTGATCTGCACTGCCAACCAACAATTTTAATGCATCTAACTCTAACTAAATTCTAATGGTTCACTTACTTTCAACTGTGAAGAAAAAGGGTTTGCTTCTAATTCAATATTATCAAGACTTGGTGGAGAAAAAAACCACTAGGTTAGGTATCATCGAGATTCCATGAGAAATTgcttaaggaaaaaaaaaaaaaaacactctcTGCGGTTTTCTTAAAAACAATTTTTGCTTTTTTTTCCTGACCTGCCAGCCAAACAGCTTTCTTTGAATTTAAAGACTACTGTCAGAAAATTTCAGCTTAAACTGtagccaaaagaaaaaaaaaaaaaccaagagtGAAAAAcaaagacaaaattcagggaaaaAAAGAGGAAAACATATATAACATATTACATTAGCATGCAGAAACAATTGCATAAAATTGAACCAAAACCCTCCCATATATCCCATGCTTAAAGGCCACAAAAATTTCCAAAAGATTCGACCATAGTATATCCTTTTCATGCTACAAATATTATCTATGTGtgtaaacacacacacacacgcaTATAGAGAGAGGTGTAGGTATACCTTTATTCCCCTTGAGTAGGTTCCTGTAAACCCTTTGATAAATGATCTATTTTGTCCCAATGAGGAAGACTATGCAGCAACAGAAAGATGAAAAATTCACTTAGggttatattattaatatatgtatGAGAGTGGAATGTGGGTGTTTATAAAGAGAAAACCCTATTAGTTGAAGAACAGGGATGGGGTGGGAGGACGGGGCCTGCAAAAATTCAGTGACAAAAGGCAAGGAAGGTATGGTAGCAAAGAGAGGGAATTAAGAGGATTTTGCAGTGATCCTGAAACACAAAGGaagaaaataaataactaaattattattattttagaaaaaaaagcAAAAGACAAAGACAAAGGGGGGGTAATAAATGGGGATACAAAAGGATGACTATGACACTGTCTGCACTTACAATAATTATATCATACCACTGTTTCAAGAAACCGGTGAAAATCACcttgaaatttgaatattgaaaaaaaaagaaagaagaagaacaaACTTTTAGGTGTAAAATAAAAAAGACAAATAGCATATCAGAAACGTAGCTAAACAATCTACATAAGTCTTTTCTTGGATGTATAATTATATGTAATTATAgttaagcaaaaaaaaaagaaaaaagaaaaaggagctTGTGATCACGATTATTAATTGTCATATAGCAAAAAGCATGAGTGTCTTTTTTGGTAAAAGAGAAACATAAATGTTTATACTTGTAATTGTCAACTAATCATCCAATCAACACTTAATCAGCCACGTGCTCCAGATTCTTTTCGATTATGCATTCCTTGTCATTTGATCAGACACTATAGTTGTACGTCTATGATCAACTCTGCTTTATTTTGATCATTTTGACTAACCATTTATTTCGGTAGCATAATTTATACTGATAAATTCATACCATTAGAATCAACAAGAATTCCTCCTGTCTCTGCTTAAAGCCAAAGTCTTATAATCCTATCTAGAGGTGGTGTAGTCTTAGGTGAGGTAAAGAGATTGAGCCAACaatttgatttaaataaaaaaaaattgtgtcaTAATTTTATACATTCAGTAGAAAGGTGGGCATTTCTTTGGTTAGCTCTGATACAATAGTCAGAAAGCAAAGATCTGTAAAAAGTCGTGTTTAAATAAATAATCTTTTAAGTGAAGCTTTGTAAACataggttaaatttgattatgtTGATAACTTTTTGTGTTCGAGTCTTAGTTTTTCATTCTTTATGTGTTTACTTACTAATATACTAATAAGTGTATCCACATCAGTTCTCACACTTTACTATTAATTTCGAATTttcaatatataatataaaaattgcaAGTTGGTGTATTTATACataatgattatatgatgaattaaATTCCATATAGGAAGAGTGTAGTATTATATAAGTTGGGTCAATGAGATCGATATCCACTCCAAGCCTATAAGTTCTATCAAAGCTATAGTTGGCACAGTGAAAAAGTACTGGAAAAGGATAGCATTTAGAATCCAATTAAAGCATGTTAAATaggattataaaatatataaataaacaaaAGGAGTATGTTGATGATTGGTAAGACAGAATATATAATTTGAGCTCTCTGAAACTGTGATCTGTTGGGTAATTGT contains these protein-coding regions:
- the LOC108459939 gene encoding LOB domain-containing protein 25-like — translated: MASSSYSNPPCAACKCLRRKCMPDCIFAPYFPPEEPQKFINVHKIFGASNVSKLLNDVPPHQREDAVNSLAYEAEARMKDPVYGCVGAISVLQRQVMRLQKELDATNADIIRYAYNEMPQPPQPPAASQYGGRRTAAGHGSSGGGSFDQNSGFYYPSQWNNNDPSGDNESGSM